TATTATAATTAATGGTGCTTTCTTTTATTGTGGATTGTGTTGCTGGTTTAGGCCTTACGTTTGACAGCGCTTTGGGACCTAGTCCTAATAATTTTCTGAAAAAATTCATGATATTTTTATTATATTATTGTGTTATACAAAGTGCATTGGTGCGATTAAATGTTGTTTTGCTTTATCAAAATCATTGATATATGGGGTTGGTTATTGCCTTTAAAGTTCTTCGTACAGTGTTTTTATATACGTAGCATCGTATTTGTTTTCAATTTTCCTCATTATAAAATGTCCTTTTGCCATATCTTGAAAGTGATCCATAAACATTGTGTTTATTAATGCGCCTCCAGCAGCCCCAATTATTGGAACAGATTGGCTTATCATTTTTTCCGAAATTTGTATACTAAACCTTTCAGATATTTTGGCGATTAACTTTAATAGTATGGGAGCACCTTCTTCAATAATTCCTTTTTCAGCTATAAATTTTGCTGTTTCAGAAATTGATTTAGCTAATATTGCTTTGATAGCGTAATAGCCTGTTTCTGTGCCATCATCAGATTTAGATTTTCCTCCAAGAGCAAAGACCTCCAAACAGGCTAGTTTTGTTTCAATAGCGTTAATTGGTTCGCCTTGTTCTCGTGCTATATCTGCTATTGACCGTAACATTATGGTTGTAGAAATTGGTAACTCAATAGCTAAACCCGCTAGTCCAAAAAATCCTCCAACGCCACCACTTGCAGCTACTGCTATTTTATGAGTTATATTAGAAGATTTAGTACTGGGTTTATCCTTCATTGTAAAAACAGCAACATTGGCTGCTTTGAGTAAAGATTTTTGTGTTATATCGACTAGTTTGTCTTTCCAATCTTCAGGCAGTATTTCTAATCCTTTTTCAAAAGGTTTTCCTATAAAATTCGTGATTTTTGCTGCAAATCCAGGGTTTTCTAATAAAGCTTTAGCGTCTTTTAATTCTTGTAAGTCTTGTTGTGTAATGTTCATTTATTTTAATTTTATAAAAGACAAGGGATTTGGTTTAAAGAAAGATTTTATATCGAGATACATTTTTGTGCTTACAAGATATTATTCAATTTTCCATTCTACAAGAACTAGTGATAATATTATTTTACTTTTAAAGTTCAATTGATTGTTTTAATTGATTTGATTTTTCAGGGCTTTCCTTGTGGAGCGAGATTTATAGATAAGCCCAGTTTACATCGGATAGAAAAGGGGTGTAGATTGTCTTCCGGAATTAGTTTGAGTGAAAGACGCACATCAAGATGTTTTAACCTACTTGAAAGTATTCCTAATAATTGATGGCAAAATAATTTTATTGTTAATGGTTTTAACCGATGGATTTGATCGTTTTATAAGTAGAAGTGAATGATGTCGTTATGCAGGATTAACGTCTGTTATCAAGCGGAGTGGAAGTGGCGTAAAAGGGCGACCATTAATTAGTGAAAAAGGCAATCAAAAGCTTAATAATTTATTATTTATGTGAAGTTTTAGCGCTTGCAAATATAATGATGTATGTAAAGCAATTTATGAACGATTAGTTGCCAAAGGAAAGCGCAATAAACTTAGCCTTAATAAGTTTGTAATAAGCTATTAGAATAGGTGTTTACTATTGCTAAATCAGGGTTAATATTTGATAAAGACTATAAAAGTACTTTAGTTAAAAATGAATCAGATTTCACTTTTTTTTTACAGCAGTACTTTTTGGCTTTAGTTTTCTGCAAATTTTATTAAAGCTTTTATATTTCCATTGTCAGCTTCTCTCAAAGCTTTTATATATTGATTTCTTGTTTCGTTAGCTTTAATCATATTTGATTGATGCCACGAAAATATTTCATTGCCAAATATTGATTCCATAATTATATCAGCCATCATCCTTGAGTGTCTTCCATTTCCATTTGGAAAGCAATGAATGGATACTATGCGATGTTTAAATTTTATAGCTATTTCTTCAGGTGGAAAAGTGTTGTTATCTATCCAATATTTAGTGTCGTCCAATAAGTTTTTTAATTCAATTCTAATTTGTGTCCATTTTATTCCAATGTTCTTTTCAGTCTTTCTAAATTCTCCTGCCCATTTCCATACATCACCATACATTTTTTTGTGTAAGTCTTTCATAAACTTTTCAGTTAAAATTTTTTCAAGTTTGAATTTTGAATGAATAGTCCATTCAACTGCTTTTTCAATGTTCAATGTTCAATTGCTCAAATTCATCAAGTTCTCCTTGAGTAGAGATAGACTTTATTTTAAGACCTTCCTTTTCTTCTTCGTCTAAAGGTGTTTGTCCATCTTTATAATCGAATTCTAATCCCATAACGATTTTTTCATCTCTCGTTTTATTTCGCTAGCAAGCTCCTTTATGGTTTTGGCTATCTTTTCATCTCCAATTCCTTGGTCCTCTAATTTCATATTTTGGTTAGTTCTCAAAACTATTTTTCGGGCCAGCTTTTCTGCTTTTATTTGAATTAAATCGTTTATGGTTCCATTTAGTGGGACCAGTGCATATACTAATTTCAAGTCAATTGCATTGGCTACACCTTTTAAAGAATTGAGCGTTATCGTACCATTAGCTTCACTGTCCTCTATTCTTTTTACGCCTTGTCTTGTTATATTTAATTTAGCACCAAGTTGTGCCATTGTCATATTTAGTGATGTCCGAATTGTATTTATCCATCCACGTTCTGGGACCAGGACCTTTCTGGTTTCAGAGAATGGTTGAAGTTTTTGGTCCAATTGCTCAATTAAAAGTTTTTGCTTATTTCTCATTTTTGTAACTCTTTAAGTTTACAAAACGATATAATTGTAAACATATGAATTTACAAATATATAAAAAAGTAAACAATTAAGTTTACTTTGAGTTATTCTGTTAAATTAATGCCAACGTGATTGTGTATGGTTAGTGGCGTATTTGTGCGCGAGGATTTTCCGAAGAAAAATCAGAAGCTAGCAAACAAAGCAACTAACATAGGTTTAGGATAAAAATAGCAATTTTTTATATACTGTGTTGTGTGTAGTTTTTATTTATCCGTTCAATTAATTTCTTTCTTACTTTGTCAAATTCTTTGCTTTTCATCCATTGTTTTTCAATCAGATGAAAGTCTTTTTCGCTTTCAATTTCAATTACTTGGTCATAAGTATCTATTTCTCTGATATTTTTGATTTCCGAAAATTTTAGTTTAGTTCGTTTCTTCCAACGACCTGGAATTTCTATAAAGTCCTCTCCAATTTTCAGTTTTCCAACACTAAACTTACTAATAAATAGTGCAAGAAATCCAATTCCGAGAGCTGATGTCATTAGAAAAAATATGAACGTAATTATGCGAAACCATATTTCGCCTTTTTCCAAAGTCACTCCACCAAAAATTGTAGCCATTAAAATCCCACCTATTCCAACGAATAGATATTTAAAAGGTGGTCGATATTTAAATTCGTTTATCAATTATTTCTTATTAATATCGCTGGTGCTCAAATTACACACAACTTGATTGTGTATGGTTAGATTCTGTGTTAATTTACAACAAAAAATTCATGTTTTTTTTATGTTTTTATTTTTCAAAACGGCTTCGAGCTAGTTTCTAAAGGGCAGTTTCTATTTCTAATAGAGTTGCTCTTTTTTGTTGCTCATAATTTTGAATAAAACCTTCTTTATTTTTATAAACGACGTAAATTAATTCTAATAATTTTCTTTGAACAGCAATCAGTCCTTTCATTTTCACACCACTTTTAGCCGTTAATCTCAAATATAATTCTTTATGGGTTTTATTATATTTTACTGCAGATAATGATGGTAAATGCATCGCTTTTCTCAAATTACGATTTCCTTTTTTTGATATCCTTGTTTTAGACCTTATAGATGTTCCAGATTGTTTTTCTTTTATATCTAAACCTGCATAACTGGTGATTTGTTTTTTATTTCTAATCAGTTCAAATCCATTTGTTTCTGCTATAACAATTACCGCTGTTAGCATCCCTACACCAGGAATTGTGCAAATATTTTTTAATTCTTCTTCTGCCTGTTTATGTTCTTTACTTTTAGTATCATAAGTGACTTTTAAGCCTGCTTCTCCTTGGCTCTCATGTTTCTTCTTCCAACTATAAAAAGTACCTGTACTAACTCCGTATTTACGACAGGTTTCTACGATACCTATTGCTTCTGAACTGGAGAGAATTTCTAACTTATGATCTAAGGTTCATTTCTTGTATTTCATATCTCAAATATATTAATTTTGAAATTTAAAATATCACTCCGATCTTATTGGGGGCTAAACTACTTATCAATGTAGAGATTGTCCAATAAAAAAGAGTTGTTTAGGTAAAACCGCAAAAGAGAAAAAGTTTTCAGTGACCTATTTTAAAGCAGAATACGAACGTAATATTGCAAGTGTCGAGAGTAATCGTGGTCGTTATATGAAAGGTAAACGTCAAAGCACTGTAGAACCTGTTTTTGGTACACTGACTCAGTTTATGGGGTTAAGAAAAATAAATACCATTGGTATTAAACAGGCCAACAAGGTTATGCATCTGTCTGCAATAGCTTACAATCTTAAAAAGTATTTAAAGTTTGGACAAAAACGAACAAAAAGTGAAGGCAAAGCACTTGGCGTTTTGCTTTTTGAAATAATGGCACTTTACAAGGCTATAAACTTCCATTTAAGCGTATCAAAATTAAGGTGAATCTTAATAAATAATAAAAATTGAGCCTCTTAAAAAGGCTTATTTTGCTTATTCTATTAGAAAATTATGGGGTTGTGCAACGGTTACCGGTGTTACCTACATTATTTTTAATTCAATGTGGTGTATATAAAATCCAAAAATAATTTCCTATACATTATTAATTGAAATTTATCTTCTGGAATTTTATTCAATACATCAATTAAATATTCGCTTTCTCTTTCTAAATTTCCGTAAGCCTCAAATTTATTAAAAGCTAAACAAAATTGATATTGCCAACTAGATTTGTCCAGAATATGCAATTGTTCAAATAAATAACCGTAACAAGATAAATGAGAATTTTTCGGAAATAACGAATATGGGTCAAACCCTATATCTGATTTAAGTTTCTCAAAAAAATCAGGTTTTATTTCTTTCTGATTCACTTTTTTTAATAATTCTGAATACCCGATTTTGTCTATTTCAGTCAGATATTTT
This portion of the Olleya sp. Bg11-27 genome encodes:
- a CDS encoding EcsC family protein, which gives rise to MNITQQDLQELKDAKALLENPGFAAKITNFIGKPFEKGLEILPEDWKDKLVDITQKSLLKAANVAVFTMKDKPSTKSSNITHKIAVAASGGVGGFFGLAGLAIELPISTTIMLRSIADIAREQGEPINAIETKLACLEVFALGGKSKSDDGTETGYYAIKAILAKSISETAKFIAEKGIIEEGAPILLKLIAKISERFSIQISEKMISQSVPIIGAAGGALINTMFMDHFQDMAKGHFIMRKIENKYDATYIKTLYEEL
- a CDS encoding mobile mystery protein B, with the protein product MNIEKAVEWTIHSKFKLEKILTEKFMKDLHKKMYGDVWKWAGEFRKTEKNIGIKWTQIRIELKNLLDDTKYWIDNNTFPPEEIAIKFKHRIVSIHCFPNGNGRHSRMMADIIMESIFGNEIFSWHQSNMIKANETRNQYIKALREADNGNIKALIKFAEN
- a CDS encoding mobile mystery protein A yields the protein MRNKQKLLIEQLDQKLQPFSETRKVLVPERGWINTIRTSLNMTMAQLGAKLNITRQGVKRIEDSEANGTITLNSLKGVANAIDLKLVYALVPLNGTINDLIQIKAEKLARKIVLRTNQNMKLEDQGIGDEKIAKTIKELASEIKREMKKSLWD
- a CDS encoding transposase encodes the protein MLSSSEAIGIVETCRKYGVSTGTFYSWKKKHESQGEAGLKVTYDTKSKEHKQAEEELKNICTIPGVGMLTAVIVIAETNGFELIRNKKQITSYAGLDIKEKQSGTSIRSKTRISKKGNRNLRKAMHLPSLSAVKYNKTHKELYLRLTAKSGVKMKGLIAVQRKLLELIYVVYKNKEGFIQNYEQQKRATLLEIETAL